One window of Brevibacterium pigmentatum genomic DNA carries:
- a CDS encoding glycosyltransferase family 4 protein — MYPRFSETFIVSEILAREAAGEDLVIFSLRPSTDTRFHPELARVRAEVIHIDRPSSARSFWRTFAEAAAEPRVAAAVPGHLGELMELSHDDVIQALTLARLALDHEVTHLHAHFASVATTVARAASALTGIPYSFTTHAKDIFHEDVVLTDLARKTADADHVIAISEFNRRYLSTVLGPELADRIVVVRNGLELDRFPYRPRQGATGEVPSLLAVGRLVEKKGFTHLLDALAGLRDEGTSCCLDLVGTGPLEEELRAQSRTLGLDELVTFHGALTQAEVRDMLTDHDILVSPFVIGSDGNADGLPTVLLEGMATGIPCIAGTVTAVPEVIDHGRTGWLVDGTDEQNIASTIAEVVAALRTGPAGIRAVTDAARDRVSRLHDSTVQAGRLGRLAAAAADRAADRFDDRAGAAVAASEVAAAPTTAATTEFESVREMESVS, encoded by the coding sequence ATGTACCCGCGGTTCTCCGAGACCTTCATCGTCTCCGAGATCCTCGCCCGCGAAGCCGCCGGAGAAGACCTCGTGATCTTCTCCCTGCGCCCGAGCACGGACACCCGCTTCCACCCCGAACTCGCCCGCGTCCGCGCCGAGGTCATCCACATCGATCGGCCCTCGAGCGCCCGCAGCTTCTGGCGGACCTTCGCCGAGGCCGCAGCGGAACCGCGCGTGGCCGCGGCAGTGCCGGGCCACCTCGGCGAGCTCATGGAACTGAGCCACGATGATGTGATCCAAGCGCTCACCCTCGCCCGGTTGGCACTCGACCACGAAGTGACGCACCTGCACGCGCACTTCGCGTCGGTGGCGACGACGGTGGCCCGGGCCGCCTCGGCGCTGACGGGGATCCCGTACTCCTTCACCACGCATGCGAAGGACATCTTCCACGAGGATGTCGTGCTCACCGACCTCGCCCGCAAGACCGCGGACGCCGACCATGTGATCGCGATCAGCGAATTCAATCGCCGCTACCTGTCCACGGTGCTCGGGCCCGAGCTGGCCGACCGGATCGTCGTCGTGCGCAACGGCCTCGAACTCGACCGCTTCCCGTACCGGCCCAGGCAGGGAGCAACGGGCGAGGTTCCCTCGCTGCTGGCTGTCGGCCGCCTCGTCGAGAAGAAGGGGTTCACCCACCTCCTCGACGCGCTCGCCGGCCTCCGGGACGAGGGAACGAGCTGCTGCCTCGATCTCGTGGGCACGGGCCCCTTGGAGGAGGAGCTGCGCGCGCAGTCCCGCACGCTCGGGCTCGATGAGCTCGTGACGTTCCACGGAGCGCTCACCCAGGCAGAGGTCCGTGACATGCTCACCGACCACGACATCCTCGTCTCCCCATTCGTCATCGGCTCCGACGGCAACGCCGACGGCCTGCCCACAGTGCTGCTGGAGGGCATGGCCACCGGAATTCCCTGCATCGCCGGCACCGTCACCGCAGTGCCCGAGGTCATCGACCACGGTCGCACCGGGTGGCTTGTCGACGGCACCGATGAGCAGAACATCGCCTCCACCATCGCCGAGGTGGTCGCCGCCCTGCGTACGGGCCCCGCCGGAATCCGTGCCGTCACCGATGCCGCCCGTGACCGCGTGAGCCGCCTGCACGACTCGACCGTCCAGGCCGGTCGGCTCGGACGTCTCGCGGCCGCGGCCGCCGATCGTGCGGCCGACCGCTTCGACGATCGGGCCGGTGCGGCGGTCGCAGCGAGCGAGGTCGCGGCCGCTCCGACCACGGCCGCGACCACCGAGTTTGAGTCCGTTCGTGAAATGGAGTCAGTGTCATGA
- a CDS encoding MFS transporter yields the protein MSNAIEEARPTKKTPLRAALSSWTGSALEYYDFAVYGTAAALVLNTLFFPETTAPGIAILLAMGTVGVAYVVRPLGALIMGPLGDRFGRKFVLMLTLFMMGISTFVVGCLPTYDQVGMLAPILLVLCRIIQGLSASGEQASAISVSLEHSAEEKRSWTTSWTLHGTQFGTLLATAVFIPFTAFLPDDALFSWGWRVPFWLSAIVVLTAWLIRRGLDEPPAFKEARADNPPLMQVFRWHKAAVVRVAVCAMVNTVNMVFTVWSLSFATSIVGLERSTMLLVSVIANGVALFAIPAAALLSDRFGRKPVFITGAVGSGLMMFPYLGAVSAGNWLLIFLFGAIMSGCAYSLANSIWPSFYAEMFPTTARVTGLALGTQVGFAVSGGLAPVLASAVAGAGGENWVSVAAFTAGVCIVVGLVALTAKETKGLSLEEIDVVHEERSR from the coding sequence ATGAGCAACGCGATCGAGGAAGCTCGCCCCACGAAGAAGACACCGCTGCGCGCGGCCCTGTCGAGTTGGACGGGCTCTGCACTGGAGTACTACGACTTCGCGGTCTATGGAACCGCGGCGGCACTGGTGCTCAACACTCTGTTCTTCCCCGAGACCACCGCGCCGGGAATCGCCATTCTGCTGGCCATGGGCACAGTCGGTGTCGCCTATGTCGTGCGACCGCTGGGCGCGCTCATCATGGGGCCACTCGGTGACCGCTTCGGTCGCAAGTTCGTCCTCATGCTCACCTTGTTCATGATGGGCATCTCGACCTTCGTCGTCGGCTGCCTGCCGACCTATGATCAGGTCGGAATGCTCGCTCCTATCCTGCTCGTGCTCTGCCGCATCATCCAGGGCCTGTCGGCCTCGGGCGAACAGGCGAGCGCGATCTCCGTCTCCCTCGAGCATTCGGCCGAGGAGAAGCGGTCGTGGACGACGAGCTGGACGCTGCACGGCACCCAGTTCGGCACCCTGCTCGCCACGGCAGTCTTCATTCCCTTCACCGCCTTCCTGCCGGACGATGCACTGTTCAGCTGGGGTTGGCGCGTACCGTTCTGGCTCTCGGCGATCGTCGTGCTCACTGCCTGGCTCATCCGTCGCGGACTCGACGAGCCGCCGGCGTTCAAGGAGGCGCGCGCCGACAACCCGCCGCTCATGCAGGTCTTCCGGTGGCATAAGGCCGCGGTCGTCCGCGTGGCCGTATGCGCCATGGTCAACACCGTGAACATGGTCTTCACCGTCTGGTCACTGTCGTTCGCCACGTCGATCGTCGGACTCGAACGGTCGACCATGCTCCTCGTCTCGGTCATCGCCAATGGTGTCGCTCTGTTCGCGATTCCGGCTGCCGCACTGCTCTCCGACCGGTTCGGCCGGAAACCGGTCTTCATCACCGGCGCCGTCGGGTCGGGCCTCATGATGTTCCCGTACCTGGGCGCGGTCTCGGCCGGGAATTGGCTGCTCATCTTCCTCTTCGGCGCCATCATGTCCGGCTGCGCTTATTCGCTGGCCAATTCGATCTGGCCCTCGTTCTACGCCGAGATGTTCCCGACGACGGCACGAGTGACAGGATTGGCCTTGGGCACCCAGGTCGGATTCGCGGTCTCCGGTGGCTTGGCTCCGGTGCTCGCTTCCGCTGTCGCCGGTGCCGGAGGAGAGAATTGGGTATCGGTCGCCGCCTTCACCGCGGGTGTCTGCATCGTGGTCGGTCTTGTTGCACTGACGGCGAAGGAGACGAAGGGACTGAGCCTGGAAGAGATCGATGTCGTCCATGAGGAAAGGTCACGATGA
- a CDS encoding sensor histidine kinase codes for MTTERRVGLTVQNRLTITVAVLSVLTLSIVGLILYTVESNNVSGRITASMSQEIDEMRTFSENGIDPQTGKPFTSVDEILSNFLAQNRPDEDEVLFSFLTDGRVLYQGEPKDLLGSSSAFEEAVAGAAEKGGEIRLTVGDVEYEGFVLPITGTEAATGTNTDTQAAPTDPTDRTEGISEVAGGAAATNGVGAFVVVHNVTASHADLGQIMQIYVVVALAATLLIAGLSSLLARRLLSPVTELRRTAQSISGGDLSSRLETKGHDDIAELGHTFNDMLDRLEAAFEAQRRFLDDVGHELRTPLTILGGHLETMNAEDVGDVEETRAMLLDETDRMGRLVEELLLLARARRPDFVRFAEVDLSGVVSDSLAKAKGLGDREWGLEVPESLSFHGDRQRLTQALLQLAANAVEHTEDGQVIVFGARDDAESVHIWVRDEGQGVPDEIAEDIFDRFCRGSTDGAGFGLGLSIISAIAEAHGGRVVLDQTSIGAQFRMILPKGHK; via the coding sequence ATGACGACTGAACGGCGCGTCGGGCTGACCGTTCAGAACCGCCTGACCATCACCGTCGCCGTGCTGTCCGTCCTCACTCTCTCCATCGTCGGCCTCATCCTCTACACCGTGGAGTCGAACAACGTCTCCGGCCGAATCACCGCCTCGATGTCCCAAGAGATCGACGAGATGCGAACGTTCTCCGAGAACGGGATCGATCCGCAGACAGGCAAACCGTTCACCTCCGTCGATGAGATCCTCAGCAACTTCCTCGCCCAGAACAGGCCGGACGAAGACGAGGTGCTCTTCTCCTTCCTCACTGACGGCAGGGTGCTCTACCAGGGTGAACCGAAGGACCTTCTCGGCAGTTCGAGCGCCTTCGAGGAAGCCGTGGCCGGGGCGGCGGAGAAAGGCGGGGAGATCCGCCTGACCGTCGGCGACGTCGAATACGAAGGCTTCGTCCTGCCCATCACCGGCACCGAGGCGGCAACGGGCACGAACACGGATACCCAGGCCGCGCCCACCGACCCGACAGACCGCACGGAGGGCATCAGCGAAGTGGCGGGCGGAGCGGCCGCGACGAATGGGGTCGGAGCCTTCGTCGTCGTCCACAACGTCACGGCCAGCCATGCCGACCTCGGACAGATCATGCAGATCTACGTCGTCGTCGCGCTCGCCGCCACCCTGCTCATCGCGGGTCTCTCCTCACTCCTGGCGCGGAGGCTGCTGTCTCCGGTGACCGAGCTGAGGCGGACCGCGCAGTCGATCTCCGGCGGTGATCTCAGCAGCCGCCTGGAGACGAAGGGCCACGACGACATCGCCGAACTCGGGCACACGTTCAACGACATGCTCGACCGTCTCGAAGCCGCCTTCGAAGCGCAGCGGCGGTTCCTTGACGATGTCGGGCACGAGCTGCGCACCCCGCTGACCATCCTCGGCGGTCACCTCGAGACGATGAATGCAGAGGACGTCGGTGACGTCGAGGAGACCCGGGCGATGCTGCTCGATGAGACGGATCGGATGGGCCGCCTCGTCGAAGAGCTGCTCCTGCTGGCCCGCGCCCGACGCCCTGACTTCGTGCGCTTCGCCGAGGTGGACCTCAGCGGGGTCGTGTCCGACTCCCTGGCGAAGGCCAAGGGGCTCGGGGACCGGGAATGGGGCCTCGAGGTGCCCGAATCGCTGAGCTTCCACGGGGACCGACAGCGCCTGACGCAGGCGCTCCTGCAGCTGGCGGCCAATGCCGTCGAGCACACCGAGGACGGCCAGGTGATCGTGTTCGGTGCCCGCGACGACGCCGAATCCGTGCACATCTGGGTCCGTGACGAAGGCCAAGGGGTGCCCGACGAGATCGCCGAGGACATCTTCGACCGCTTCTGCCGCGGCTCGACCGACGGGGCCGGCTTCGGGCTGGGGCTGTCGATCATCTCCGCCATCGCCGAGGCGCATGGCGGCAGAGTCGTTCTCGACCAGACCTCCATCGGTGCACAGTTCCGCATGATCCTGCCGAAAGGACACAAGTGA
- a CDS encoding IclR family transcriptional regulator, which yields MPPKGSNSVTKTFEMLELLGDSSEGVSAAQAAETTGYPFSTAYRLLGGLVESGYASFDARTKIYSLGMEVFRLAQKVAHRQGLSGATKGLLQELTASTGESSILAVRRGNAALTVLTVDGPQFRTTTDPGDESPLHTSAIGQALLAHDPHADTTVGALELTARTPNSITDPQKMLKRLEQIRTDGWAGQSEENDIGMNALAVPVFDLDGTLLASLALAAPVFRRSLDALIGFVPQLTETAAAIAARFPR from the coding sequence ATGCCGCCCAAGGGCTCGAACTCGGTGACGAAGACCTTCGAGATGCTCGAACTCCTCGGAGACTCATCCGAGGGGGTCAGCGCCGCTCAGGCCGCCGAGACCACCGGCTACCCGTTCTCGACGGCCTACCGTCTCCTCGGCGGACTCGTCGAATCCGGCTATGCGAGCTTCGACGCACGCACGAAGATCTACTCCCTCGGGATGGAGGTCTTCCGTCTCGCACAGAAGGTGGCGCACCGACAGGGACTGTCCGGAGCGACGAAGGGCCTGTTGCAGGAACTGACGGCGTCGACCGGCGAATCGAGCATCCTCGCCGTGCGTCGCGGCAATGCGGCACTGACCGTGCTCACCGTCGACGGCCCGCAGTTCCGCACGACCACCGATCCGGGAGACGAATCTCCGCTGCATACCTCGGCGATCGGTCAGGCTCTGCTCGCCCACGATCCGCACGCCGACACCACGGTCGGTGCCCTCGAGCTGACCGCCCGCACCCCGAACTCGATCACCGACCCACAGAAGATGCTCAAGCGCCTCGAACAGATCCGCACCGATGGGTGGGCGGGACAGTCCGAAGAGAACGACATCGGCATGAACGCCCTGGCCGTGCCTGTCTTCGACCTCGACGGCACGCTGTTGGCCTCGCTCGCGCTCGCCGCACCGGTCTTCCGCCGCAGCCTCGACGCGCTCATCGGATTCGTCCCCCAACTGACTGAGACCGCGGCAGCCATCGCCGCCCGGTTCCCGAGGTGA
- a CDS encoding response regulator transcription factor, with protein MKSILVIEDEERISAFISKGLTAAGFSPQIAADGFTGRDLALTGDFTLVILDIGLPGLDGFSVLGQLRERRPELPVLVLTARDNPDDTIYALESGAVDYMIKPFRFAELLARVRLRLKESPQGQEVTELIRDDVRIDLLKRQVWVDDRLVELSARELSLAEILLRNRGNVLSREQLLSHVWGFDFDPGSNVVDVYIGYLRKKLGSDFVTTVRGFGYRVD; from the coding sequence GTGAAGAGCATTCTCGTGATCGAGGACGAAGAGCGGATCTCCGCCTTCATCTCGAAGGGCCTGACCGCCGCCGGATTCAGCCCGCAGATCGCCGCCGACGGCTTCACCGGACGAGACCTGGCATTGACGGGCGACTTCACGCTCGTGATCCTCGACATCGGTCTGCCCGGTCTCGACGGCTTCAGCGTGCTGGGCCAGCTGCGCGAGCGGCGGCCCGAACTTCCCGTGCTCGTGCTCACCGCCCGGGACAACCCGGACGACACGATCTATGCCCTCGAGTCCGGGGCGGTCGACTATATGATCAAACCCTTCCGGTTCGCGGAGCTGCTGGCTCGGGTCCGTCTGCGGCTCAAGGAGAGCCCGCAGGGGCAGGAGGTCACGGAGCTCATCCGCGATGATGTGCGCATCGACCTGCTCAAACGGCAGGTGTGGGTCGATGACCGTCTCGTCGAACTCTCGGCCCGGGAGCTGTCGCTGGCCGAGATCCTGCTGCGCAACCGCGGCAACGTCCTCTCACGCGAACAGCTGCTCTCCCATGTGTGGGGATTCGACTTCGACCCCGGATCGAACGTCGTCGACGTCTATATCGGGTACCTGCGCAAGAAGCTCGGCTCTGATTTCGTCACCACCGTGCGCGGCTTCGGATACCGCGTGGACTGA
- a CDS encoding glycosyltransferase family protein, translating into MRVALFSHDSLGLGHIRRNRALAFALARDLPALTGREVSGLLIASSPEAARFDLPDGWDWVILPGVTPAPGGYVPRALASSMQGLRALRAAAVSAILDQQRPELFIVDRHPFGIGGELAAAIDQVRGHGGRTVLGLREVLDTPSVIDAEWEKVGGPARVADAFDEVWIYGDPDVYDPRSTGEVPATLAARAVTTGYLSQDRPDDGCALPEGVEAARVGSAGTESPGVGSQRFVLTCLGGGSDGGSLASIAVDAQPPDGHRHLIVTGPQMDTEEFDRLRARAGATTTVIRHHKDIPGLVASAEAVVCMGGYNTLAELMATDTPALVVPRKGHRAEQPRRAFALAAAGAVDAHTIDSLDAEVLSEWFADRVGRPTDRSHIDLTGLTTVPRLAAGLIADARAEAPAFVPEAAPTAAHRPTAPRGTASSARLPITLEETSHAV; encoded by the coding sequence TTGAGAGTCGCACTGTTCTCCCACGACTCGCTGGGACTGGGCCACATCCGCCGCAACCGGGCTCTGGCCTTCGCGCTCGCCCGGGACCTGCCGGCACTGACCGGCCGAGAGGTCTCCGGCCTGCTCATCGCCAGCAGCCCCGAGGCCGCGCGATTCGACCTGCCCGATGGCTGGGACTGGGTCATCCTGCCCGGAGTCACTCCCGCACCCGGCGGCTATGTCCCACGGGCGCTCGCCTCCTCGATGCAGGGTCTGCGGGCGCTGCGGGCGGCGGCGGTCTCCGCGATCCTCGACCAGCAGAGACCCGAGCTGTTCATCGTCGACCGGCATCCGTTCGGCATCGGCGGCGAACTCGCCGCGGCCATCGACCAGGTCCGCGGCCACGGCGGCCGTACGGTCCTCGGTCTGCGCGAAGTCCTTGACACCCCGTCGGTCATCGACGCCGAATGGGAGAAGGTCGGAGGACCTGCACGCGTGGCCGATGCCTTCGATGAAGTCTGGATCTACGGTGACCCGGACGTCTACGATCCCCGGTCCACCGGCGAAGTTCCCGCGACCTTGGCGGCCAGGGCCGTCACCACCGGCTACCTGTCCCAGGACCGTCCCGACGACGGCTGTGCCCTTCCTGAGGGAGTCGAGGCGGCGCGCGTCGGGTCGGCCGGGACCGAGTCTCCAGGGGTCGGATCCCAGCGTTTCGTCCTCACCTGCCTCGGCGGGGGATCCGACGGCGGCAGCCTCGCCTCCATCGCCGTCGACGCACAACCGCCCGATGGTCACCGTCACCTCATCGTCACCGGTCCGCAGATGGACACCGAGGAGTTCGACCGACTGCGTGCGCGCGCCGGTGCGACCACCACCGTCATCCGCCACCACAAAGACATCCCCGGACTCGTCGCCTCCGCCGAGGCGGTCGTGTGCATGGGCGGGTACAACACTCTGGCCGAACTGATGGCCACCGACACTCCGGCACTCGTCGTCCCACGCAAGGGACACCGGGCCGAGCAGCCCAGACGGGCATTCGCCCTCGCCGCTGCCGGCGCGGTCGATGCCCACACGATCGACAGCCTCGACGCCGAGGTGCTCAGCGAATGGTTCGCCGACCGAGTCGGACGTCCCACCGATCGTTCCCATATCGACCTCACGGGTCTGACCACCGTGCCGCGCCTGGCGGCCGGACTCATCGCCGATGCCCGCGCCGAGGCGCCGGCCTTTGTCCCCGAAGCCGCACCGACAGCGGCGCACCGACCGACCGCGCCTCGCGGCACAGCCTCATCCGCCCGTCTGCCCATCACCTTGGAGGAGACCAGCCATGCTGTCTGA
- a CDS encoding shikimate dehydrogenase: MTSSLLLGLIGDGISASRTPRMHENEGAAHSIPTIYRTIDIGTPRLAEVGLEELLAGAVRLGFDGLNITHPFKQQVIGLLDEVDPVAARINSVNTVVIDGAGRTTGYNTDVTGFAAGFRAGLDGAATEAVVQIGAGGAGRAVGFALAELGIGDLVIADTDVQRADGLAADIVAATSVGTRARAIGLDELGGAAASAQGIVNATPVGMKAYPGTPVDTSAFGSETWVADVVYFPLETQLLAEARAKGCRTLDGSGMAVNQAIDAFELFSGQKADPQRMRETFLSFGA, encoded by the coding sequence ATGACCTCATCCCTCCTCCTCGGCCTCATCGGCGACGGCATCTCCGCCTCCCGCACCCCGCGGATGCACGAGAACGAAGGCGCCGCGCACTCCATCCCCACGATCTACCGCACCATCGACATCGGCACACCCCGCCTCGCGGAGGTGGGACTCGAGGAGCTGCTCGCCGGCGCGGTCCGGCTCGGCTTCGACGGACTCAACATCACCCACCCGTTCAAACAGCAGGTCATCGGCCTCCTCGATGAGGTCGATCCGGTGGCCGCGCGCATCAATTCGGTCAACACCGTCGTCATCGACGGTGCCGGCCGGACGACCGGGTACAACACCGACGTCACCGGTTTCGCCGCCGGATTCCGTGCCGGATTGGACGGTGCCGCCACCGAGGCGGTCGTGCAGATCGGTGCGGGTGGAGCCGGCCGTGCGGTCGGGTTCGCCCTCGCCGAACTCGGGATCGGCGACCTCGTCATCGCCGACACCGATGTGCAGCGTGCCGACGGATTGGCCGCGGACATCGTCGCAGCGACCTCGGTCGGAACCCGGGCGAGAGCGATCGGACTCGATGAGCTGGGAGGGGCGGCCGCCTCGGCGCAGGGGATCGTCAACGCCACCCCGGTGGGGATGAAGGCGTACCCGGGAACCCCGGTCGACACCTCGGCATTCGGATCGGAGACCTGGGTGGCCGATGTCGTGTACTTCCCGCTCGAGACGCAGCTGCTCGCCGAAGCCAGGGCGAAGGGCTGCCGCACGCTCGACGGATCGGGGATGGCGGTCAATCAGGCCATCGACGCGTTCGAACTCTTCAGCGGACAGAAGGCGGACCCGCAGCGCATGCGCGAGACGTTCCTGTCCTTCGGCGCCTGA
- the aroQ gene encoding type II 3-dehydroquinate dehydratase: protein MPEILVLNGPNLNLLGEREPEIYGRTTLADIEAMCADTAAEAGLGVRCIQSNHEGGLIDAVHAARHSTVGAIINAGAYTHTSLALHDALKSYDHPIIEVHLSNPHAREAVRHHSYLSPVAAAVIAGAGAMGYVHAIEILVDHLTNAKARL, encoded by the coding sequence ATGCCTGAGATCCTCGTCCTCAACGGCCCCAACCTCAACCTCCTCGGAGAACGCGAACCGGAGATCTACGGCCGCACCACCTTGGCCGATATCGAGGCCATGTGCGCCGACACCGCCGCCGAGGCGGGACTCGGCGTCCGCTGCATCCAGAGCAACCATGAGGGCGGGCTCATCGACGCCGTCCACGCCGCCCGGCACTCCACGGTCGGCGCGATCATCAACGCCGGAGCGTACACGCACACCTCCCTGGCCCTGCACGATGCGCTGAAATCCTACGACCACCCGATCATCGAGGTGCACCTGAGCAACCCGCATGCCCGGGAAGCCGTGCGCCACCACTCGTACCTCTCACCCGTGGCCGCAGCCGTCATCGCCGGAGCCGGCGCAATGGGCTACGTCCACGCGATCGAGATCCTCGTCGACCACCTCACGAACGCGAAAGCGAGACTATGA
- a CDS encoding DedA family protein — MSDDRADRDEAEPVSADSSSTTSDATEPAAGSDAAAGPEAEAKENPWAAIKPWQGKAAGLDKLLLFIIIGVPLIYLGLMPLRPWMLVNAPVVQEFINGAKTSIVAAAAYARVGEIPLWLVIVAGFVGMAKLDWAFWLAGRRWGDGVLRLFAQNERQLKRINQLKKIPNWALFLMTLISRCPGIPGTLVYLVVGWTRMRLSLFLVADLLGCLIFTLIWTFLGYQLGEAAVDILEVIDKYALWLTLALIVGIFAISFFKEYRKQKKAEAAGDTSED; from the coding sequence ATGAGCGACGATCGCGCGGACCGCGACGAGGCAGAGCCCGTATCTGCAGACTCCTCATCGACGACGTCCGACGCCACCGAGCCGGCCGCCGGCTCCGATGCCGCTGCTGGTCCCGAGGCGGAGGCCAAGGAGAATCCGTGGGCGGCGATCAAACCCTGGCAGGGCAAAGCTGCCGGCCTCGACAAGCTGCTGCTGTTCATCATCATCGGCGTCCCTCTCATCTACCTCGGCCTCATGCCGCTGCGACCGTGGATGCTCGTCAATGCCCCGGTCGTCCAGGAGTTCATCAACGGTGCGAAGACCTCGATCGTCGCGGCCGCCGCCTATGCCCGGGTCGGTGAGATCCCGCTGTGGCTGGTCATCGTCGCGGGCTTCGTCGGCATGGCCAAACTCGATTGGGCGTTCTGGCTGGCCGGGCGCCGCTGGGGCGACGGTGTGCTGAGGCTCTTCGCGCAGAACGAGCGCCAGCTCAAACGCATCAACCAGCTGAAGAAGATCCCGAACTGGGCACTGTTCCTCATGACGCTGATCTCGCGCTGCCCGGGAATCCCCGGCACGCTCGTCTACCTCGTCGTCGGGTGGACCCGGATGCGCCTGTCGCTGTTCCTCGTCGCCGACCTCCTCGGCTGCCTCATCTTCACTCTCATCTGGACGTTCCTGGGCTATCAGCTCGGCGAGGCCGCCGTCGACATCCTCGAGGTCATCGACAAATACGCACTGTGGCTGACCCTGGCCCTCATCGTCGGCATCTTCGCCATCAGCTTCTTCAAGGAATACCGCAAGCAGAAGAAAGCCGAAGCCGCCGGCGACACCTCCGAAGACTGA
- a CDS encoding glycosyltransferase family 4 protein, with amino-acid sequence MRIAYVLLDSGIGVFGTKGASVHVQEVVRTFRALGHEVSVFCTRTDDDVPADLADLDVTRLEVPCGLDRSQREIALLRLSDMLADMVTDTVAASGQGFDLVYERYSLFSTAGARISQRLDVPLIMEVNAPLLDEQRTHRGLVHTEHAARATAASFAGAERIVCVSELVADWVRRDYPGLDDVSVVPNGVNTERITPAEGHDRLGDGIRQEHGPVRIGFVGTLKPWHGTDRLLAACAGLVGDFRVDIVGHGPEAEALENQVRRLGLGGRVRFHGALAPEAVPQALREFDIAVAPYPAGENYFSPLKVYEYLAAGLPVVASAVGAIPGVLADTGAAILTDPADTADLTDALQRLIDDAELRATMGQRAREEALTSHSWTRRCQQILAPVGSRPRTPAVIS; translated from the coding sequence ATGAGAATCGCCTATGTCCTGCTCGACTCAGGCATCGGGGTCTTCGGCACGAAGGGGGCCAGCGTCCATGTCCAGGAGGTCGTGCGCACCTTCCGAGCACTCGGTCACGAGGTCAGCGTCTTCTGCACTCGCACCGATGACGACGTGCCCGCCGACCTCGCCGATCTCGACGTCACCCGACTCGAGGTGCCGTGCGGCCTCGACCGCTCCCAGCGTGAGATCGCCCTGCTGCGGCTGTCCGATATGCTCGCCGACATGGTCACGGACACGGTGGCCGCCTCGGGGCAGGGTTTCGACCTCGTCTACGAACGGTATTCCCTGTTCTCCACCGCAGGGGCTCGGATCAGTCAGCGCCTCGACGTGCCCCTGATCATGGAGGTCAATGCGCCTCTGCTCGACGAGCAGCGCACCCACCGCGGACTCGTCCATACCGAACATGCCGCCCGCGCCACCGCGGCCAGCTTCGCCGGAGCCGAACGCATCGTATGCGTGAGCGAACTCGTCGCGGACTGGGTCCGCCGAGACTATCCCGGCCTCGACGATGTCAGCGTCGTCCCGAACGGAGTGAACACGGAACGGATCACCCCTGCGGAAGGTCACGACCGCCTCGGCGATGGGATCCGTCAGGAACACGGTCCGGTGCGGATCGGGTTCGTCGGCACGCTCAAACCCTGGCACGGCACGGATCGGCTCCTTGCCGCCTGCGCTGGTCTGGTCGGGGACTTCCGCGTCGACATCGTCGGCCACGGCCCCGAAGCCGAGGCGCTCGAGAACCAGGTGCGCAGGCTCGGGTTGGGAGGACGAGTGCGCTTCCACGGTGCGCTGGCGCCGGAAGCGGTGCCTCAGGCTCTGCGCGAATTCGACATCGCGGTCGCCCCGTACCCAGCAGGCGAGAACTACTTCTCACCGCTCAAGGTCTACGAATATCTGGCGGCGGGCCTGCCCGTCGTCGCATCGGCGGTCGGCGCGATCCCCGGCGTGCTCGCAGACACCGGGGCCGCGATCCTCACCGACCCGGCCGACACCGCGGACCTCACCGACGCGCTGCAGAGACTCATCGACGATGCCGAACTGCGTGCGACGATGGGGCAGCGCGCTCGGGAAGAGGCTTTGACCAGCCATTCCTGGACTCGCCGGTGCCAACAGATCCTCGCGCCGGTCGGGTCGAGACCCAGAACCCCGGCGGTGATCTCATGA